TGCCCACGACACCGTCTGCCAGGCACCGAGTTCCCGGGACAGCAGCCCGCCCTCGGCGTAGCCGACGGCCGCGGCCACCACCGCGCCCAGGAGCAGCAGGTCGGCCCAGTGCAGACCTCCGCCGGAGCCACCCTGGACCCACGCGAACGCGACCGCGACCACGGCGCCCGCGCCGGCGGCCCACCAGAACGCGGTCGACACCCGTTCGCCGCCGCGCAACACCGCGGCCACCGCGGTCGCCGCCGGCAGCAGCGCGATGACGACCGCTCCGTGTGCGGCCGGCACGCTGCTCAGGGCGAACGAGGTGAGGAACGGGAAGCCGATGACGATGCCGCCGGCCACCACCGCGAGCCGGCGCCACTGCCGCGGGGTCGGGCGGGTCTGACGGGTCACGGCCAGCACGACCGCGGCCAGCGTCGCGGCCACGGCGGCGCGACCGGCGCCGATGAACAGCGGGGACAGTCCGGCGACGGCGACCCGGGTCAGTGGGACGGTGAGGGAGAACGCGGCCACCCCGAGCAGGCCCAGGACCGGGCCGGCCCACCGGACCGATCGGTGGGGGGTCGGTAGCGGCAGTGCCGGAACTGCAGTAGCGCTATCGTTGCTGTTCATGAATGACGATAGCACCGGCCGGTTGGTGCGATGGCTGCGCGAGTGGGTCGCCGCCGTCCCGCCCGGCACCCGGCTGCCCTCCAGTCGCTCGCTGGCCGCCGAGCACGGGGTGGGACCGGTCACGGTGCAGCGCGCCACCCGCGCCCTGGTCGACGCCGGCCTGGTCGAGACCCGCTCCGGCGTCGGTGCTTTCGTGCGGCAGCGGGGTACCGCCCGGCCGCCCGACCTCGAGTGGCAGACCGGTGCGCTGGGGCCGCGCCCCCCGGGCCCCGTCGCCCTCCCGGCCCCGTTACGGCCGACCGCCACCGATGTGCTCGCCCTGCACTCCGGGTACCCGACCGCGGATCTGCTGCCCGAGCGGCTGGTCCACGCGGCCCTGTCCCGAGCCGCCCGGAGCGCGTCGGCCACCCGGGTGGCCGACTCCGCGGGCCTACCCGAACTGCGGGCCTGGTTCGCCGGCGAACTCGCCGGCGGCACGCCGGCGGGCATCGCGCCACCGGCCGCCCGCCAGGTCCTGGTCACGCCGGGCAGTCAGAGCGGGCTGAGCGGGGTGTTCCGCGCCCTGGTCGGCCCGGGCCGCCCGTTGCTCGTCGAATCGCCCACCTACTGGGGCGCGCTCACCGCGGCGGTCCACGTGGGCGTCCACGTCGTCCCGGTCCCCAGCGGACCGGACGGACCCGACCCCGATGCCGTCGACCGGGCCTTCGCCGAGACCGGCGCCCGCGCCTTCTACGCGCAGCCGTCCTTCGCCAACCCGACCGGCACCCGCTGGTCGGCCGAGACGGGCGACGCCGTCCTCGATGTCGTCCGCCGCCGGTCCGGGTTCTTGATCGAGGACGACTGGGCCCACGACTTCGGCATCGACGCCGACCCCCGACCGCTGGCCGCCCAGGACGACGCGGGACACGTCGTCTATCTGCGGTCGCTGACCAAGAGCGTCTCGCCGGCCATCCGGGTCGGCGCCGTGATCGCCCGGGGCCCGGCGTTCGAGCGGCTGCTGGCCGACCACGCCGCCGAGGCGATGTACGTCAGCGCGGTGCTCCAGACCGCCGCCCTGGACGTCGTCCGCCAACCGGCCTGGACCACCCACCGGCGCAACCTGCGCCGGACGCTGCGTGATCGGCGGGACCTGTTGCTGCACAGCCTGTCCCGCCACACCCCGGCCGCGCTCGTCGACCGGACACCCGTCGGGGGCCTGCACCTGTGGATCCGCGTCCCCGACGGCGTCGCCGTCGACCGGCTCGTCCGCGACTGCGCCGCGGACGGCGTGCAGATCGCCGCCGGCGACGAATGGTTCCCGGCCGAGCCGACCGGCAGCTACGTCCGGGCCAGTTTCGCCGGGCCGGACCCGGACCGGTTCGACGACGCCGCCCGGGTGCTGCAGGGGGCGGTCGACCGGCAGGCCTGACCGTCAGCCCGACGGGGCGTCCGGTCCGGTCGGGTCGACGGCAGCCGCCAACGCGGGACCGACCGCCGCCCCGACGATCTGGCTCTCCGTCCGGCCCGGCAGACCGGGCAGGGTCGCCCAGTGCGTGACCTCCTCGCCGCCGTGCCCCGAGCCGGCGGGGAAGCGGACCACCCGGTCGGCATCGAGATAGCAGTCGTGGAGCACCGGATCGCCCGGCTCGATGACGTGCACGGCGCAGAAGTGCATCGGCAGGACCAGCCAGAAGTCGTCGTCCGGCGATGGTGACCGACCTGGCTCCGGCGGGTAGCGACCGGTGATGGCGGCCAGCACCAGCTGACCGTCCCGGGGCTGCCGCCGGCGGGCGTCGACCCAGCCGATCGCCGCACGGTCAGGGGGCGCGGGCATCCCGCGGCCGGCATCGGGCGCGGTCACAACCGGCCCTCGGCCGGCAGCCAGTCACCGAACCGGGCGGCCAACCGGTCCCGCTCGGCCGGGTCGGCGGCGATGACGTCCACCCCGCCGTCGTAGGGGGCGAACAACCAGCGCAGCTCCGGGTCGGCCAGAATGACCCCGACGATCACCTCGTCGGCGACCATGCGCAGGATCGGATCCAGCCGTGGATCGTCCCGGTCCGTCGTCTCGACCCACAGGTGCAGGCAGCGCGGTTCGCCCTCGTCGACTTCGGTGACGATGCTGTCCCAGAGCCACGACTGCGGGGTGAGCGCGGTCAACGGCGCCGGGCGATCCGGCACCGCGAGGCCACCGCTCCAGGCCGCCGTGATCAGGAGCAGCTCGGCCGTTCCGGAAAGGCCGGCGAGCTCGGCCAGGACCGCCCGGTGCCGGCGGACGATCTCCCGGTGGTCGGCTTCGTCGGCGGCGTACCGCCGGCTCTCCGGCAGCGAATGGAAACGCACCCACCGGTCGGCCAGCGCCGTCCGCAGCTCGTGGCTCACCGGGCGACTTCCCGGCAGCCGGTCCATCCACATACGCGTCAACGCCGCACCCTGCGGCGCCCGATCCGGTGCGGGCGGGCGGCGCGGGTCGGGATCGCGGGGGAGGTACCCATCCGGCACCCCGGCGTGGGCGAGCGCGGCGGCCACCACGTCCGCATCGACCGGCCAGCCGGTGCCGGAGCGGTTGTCACCGACCCGGCCGCCGGCGATCGTGACCCACCGGAGCCACTCGTCGGCGCCGTCCCGCAGTTCCAGAACGACATCGGAGAGCCGGCCCGGGCCGGCATCGTCGGCCGAGGCCGCCGTCGAGGTGAGCGCGGCCGCCAGCCGGGCGATGGCCGCCGGGTCGCCCACGACGGCCAGCGGCGGGGGATCGACAGGCCCCGGGTAGGTCTCGTGGAGCGAACCGCCCCACACCAGCACCGTGACCGCCGACTCCACACCCCGGCGCAGGTCCGCGCGAGCCTGCTCGCCGGTCGGTCGTCGGCTCGATGCCCCGTCCGCGGCTACCACGACGGAGAACGGGCTGGACGACTCGGCGTCATCGGTCATCGGCGGCGGTCCCTTCCGGCGGTCGCGGTCACCCGATGCCTACTCCTCCGCCCGGCGCCGCCGTCCCCGGGACCGGATGCGCCATCCGATCGGGGGGTTGAGCACGGATCGGTGCGGACGCATGACCCCTCGCGCTGGGTCGACGTGCACGCCCACCCGGCCACCGTCCGGACCGGTCGCTCACCCCGTCCGGTGCATCGCCGGTCCGCCGGCCCCGACCGGCGCTCGCCGACCGTCATCAGACCCCGGCCCGGCCGGCCCGTTCGGGGCTGCAGGCGCCGTCGGCGGGTCTGGCTACCGTCCGAACCAGAACGTCCGCCGGGCCGCCGGGCGGACCCGTGATCGCCCGTCAGGAGTGCCGATGCCGTTCCCGTCCCGCGGTCTTCGCCCCGCCCTGGCCGGCCTGGCGCTCGTGACGGTCGCCGTCTCCGGGTGTGGATCGTCGACGACCGTCGAGACGGTCACGGCCGGAGCCAGCGGGGCCGAGACCGTCAGCAGCGACGCGCAGGTCACAGCCGACAGCGGGTTCCGGGTCGCCGCCAACGGTTTCTCGTTCGCCAACTACGGCAACGAGAAGTCGCCGGCCAACCTCGACGCGGCCACGATGCAGAGCCTGTTCGGAGACGAGGTCTGCGCCCGCACCGACGGCGGCACCTGTTCGCTGACCGCCGTGGCCAAGGCGTTCATGAACTTCGCCAACGGGACGATGGGCGACGGCCACTGCTTCGGCATGGCGGCCCTCGCCTCGCTCATGCACCAGGGCACCGTCGACCCCGCGACCTACGGGGCCGCGACCGTGGCCCAGCTCTCCGACACGGCGGCCGTCCAGCAGGCCGTCGCGCGCTACTTCACCACCCAGATGACTCCGAACGTGCAGTCCACGGAGACGGGTCAGACGGTGAAGGAGGTCATCGACACCCTCACCCAGGGCTGGGCCCGGGGCGAGGGCTACATCCTCGGCATCTCCGCGGCGGACGATACGGGCGGCCACGCCATCACCCCGACCGCGTTGGCCACCCGGCCCGACGGCACCGTCGAGATCCGGGTCTACGACAACAACTTCCCGGGGGTCGAGCGCGTCGTGCTCGCCGATCCGGCCGCCGACACCTGGCAGTACGCAACCGCCGCCAACCCGGCGACCGACCCGAAGCCCTACGTCGGCAGCCCGACGAACCGGATGGTCCTGACACCCGTCAGTGCGGTGACCGGCCCCCAGCAATGCCCGGTGTGCGAGGAGCAGAGCGGCCGCACCCTGGTCATGGTCACGGATCGCTCCCATGACCTGCCGGTCGACGTCGAGATCACCGCCCCGGACGGCGAGCCGCCGGTCGACCTCCAGAAGCTGGAATCGCTCAGCGACTCCGATTCCACCTGGGTCTCCGTGGGCACCAGCGGTCGCTTCGTCGTCTCCCTGCAGGCCGGTGACGGGCCGCAGGCCGACGACGTGGACATCGCAGTGCTCGGGTCCGGCTACGTGCGGCAGGCCAGCGACGTGAAGATGGCACCTGGTCAGCAGAGCACGATGATCATCGATCCGGGCGCGGACCGGTTCACCTGGCAGTCCACCGGTGACGGGGCGCCGACCCTCTCGGCCAGTGGTGAGAACGGGGCCGTGTCCTACTCGTTCGCGGCCGGCCTGGACGCGCTGGCCCCGAACACGCCGGTGACGGTCGGCAGTGACCCTGCCGCGGGCACGGCGTCGGTCTCCGTGGGCACCGACGCGGCCGCCGCGCAGCAGGTGGCGTTGGCCGTCGAACGCACCGACGCCACCTCGGACGGCACCCTCACCATCACCTACCCGGACCTGGGCGGCGGTCAGACCCTCACCATGGACTACGGCCGGTGGGACGGGAACTCGGCCGGGCCCATCTCGGCGACGCTGGCCACGCCCGGGCAACCGGACCAGCCGGTGAACCTCACCGGCTGACGGTCAGCGGTCGGCCGATCCCTCGTCCGCCGTCACCCGGGGGTGCCGCGCCCAGACGAAGCAGTACCCGCCGAAGGCGATCACGCCGAGCGCCAGGACGGCCAGCAGCACGGCCCCGAACGGCGCGTCGTGCACCGTGCGCAGGGCGTCATCCATCCCCCCGGCCTTGGCCGGGTCGTAGGTGACGGCGGCCCAGACGAACAGGCCGCCGACGACGGCCAGCGCGGCGCCCTTGGCGATGTACCCGACCTGGCCCAGCCGGACCACCCAGTGCGCGGCCCCACCGGCCAGGTCGCGGGTGAACTTCTTCCTCGCGCCCTTCCAGATCTGCCGGCCGGCCACCACCAGGACGGCGATGCCGACGGCGCCCACCAGGAAGCGCCCGAACCCCATGCCCAGCAGTTGCGCGGTCAGCCCCTCCTGCTTCTGGTCACCGCCGGACGAGCCGGCTCCCGTCACGGTCTTTACCGCAGCCCAGCCCAGCCCGGCGTAGACGACCGCGCGGCCGGCGGACCCGACCCGGCGGCCCAGCCGCTTCTTCTCGTCGTCGACGTTGCGGTGGCCGATCGCCGCCTCCAGGCCCTGCCACACCACGAGCGCGAACAGGCCGACCGCCGTCACCCACAGCAGCACGGCGCCGAACGGCTGACCGGCGAGGGTGGCCAGCGCGCCCTGTTGGTCGGCCTCGCCGGAACCGCCGGCCCCGAAGGCGATCTGCAGGGCGAGCCAGCCGACCAGCAGATGGACCAGCCCGTAGGCGACGAGACCGACGGTGATGAGAATGCGCAGTGGTCGCGACCCGGCGGCGTCGGCTCCGGCTCGACGCGCCGTTCCCGCGGCCGTCATCGGGACTGCTCCGCGAGCGGAGACGAAGCATTCGTCGTCGGCGCGCAGCGCGCCACGGTGCGCATCATGGGCACACCGTTCCCCGCCGCCGGACGCGCAAACCTGCTGAATCGGTTCCCGCTGCGGGTTCCGCTCCCCGTGCCGACCCGCCCACCGGGATTGTCACTCCGTGAGACTCGCGTGGTGGCACGGCATCCCGCTCCCTACGGTGGCGGCAACGGTGACCGCCGCGGTCATCGGCGGGCGATCACGAAAGGCCCGCGCGGCTGCCCATCAAAGGAGTTGTGCAGTGACCGACATGCGTGCAGTCCAGGTCGTCGGCTATCACCAGGACCTGCAGATGACCGAGATCGAAAAGCCCGAGGTCAAGGGACCGTGGGACGTCCTGGTGAAGGTCGGTGGTGCTGGTGTCTGCCGGACCGACCTGCACATCCTCGAAGGGCAGTGGGAGCCCAAGACCCACGTCCCGCTGCCGTACACCATCGGCCACGAGAACGCCGGCTGGGTCGAGGCCGTCGGCAGCGCCGTCACCAACGTCAAGGAGGGCGACAAGGTCATCCTCCACCCGCTCATCACCTGTGGGCTCTGCCGGGCGTGCCGTTCCGGCGACGACGTGCACTGCGTCAACAGTGCGTTCCCGGGGATCGACACCAACGGCGGCTACGCCGAGTATCTGCTGACCTCAGCCCGCTCCACGGTGAAGATCGACGACTCACTGGAGCCGTCGGACGTCGCTGCCCTGGCGGACGCCGGCCTTACCGCGTACCACGCGGCCGCGAAGGCGGC
This sequence is a window from Nakamurella flava. Protein-coding genes within it:
- a CDS encoding DMT family transporter, which encodes MNSNDSATAVPALPLPTPHRSVRWAGPVLGLLGVAAFSLTVPLTRVAVAGLSPLFIGAGRAAVAATLAAVVLAVTRQTRPTPRQWRRLAVVAGGIVIGFPFLTSFALSSVPAAHGAVVIALLPAATAVAAVLRGGERVSTAFWWAAGAGAVVAVAFAWVQGGSGGGLHWADLLLLGAVVAAAVGYAEGGLLSRELGAWQTVSWALIVAAPITVALTAISIGPQPPSATSAQWAAFGYLAVISMYLGFFAWYRGLAIGPMTTVSQVQLVQPVLSIGWAVLLLGEPLGWPTVVGGAAVVLAAGTAVRVRLRR
- a CDS encoding PLP-dependent aminotransferase family protein; amino-acid sequence: MNDDSTGRLVRWLREWVAAVPPGTRLPSSRSLAAEHGVGPVTVQRATRALVDAGLVETRSGVGAFVRQRGTARPPDLEWQTGALGPRPPGPVALPAPLRPTATDVLALHSGYPTADLLPERLVHAALSRAARSASATRVADSAGLPELRAWFAGELAGGTPAGIAPPAARQVLVTPGSQSGLSGVFRALVGPGRPLLVESPTYWGALTAAVHVGVHVVPVPSGPDGPDPDAVDRAFAETGARAFYAQPSFANPTGTRWSAETGDAVLDVVRRRSGFLIEDDWAHDFGIDADPRPLAAQDDAGHVVYLRSLTKSVSPAIRVGAVIARGPAFERLLADHAAEAMYVSAVLQTAALDVVRQPAWTTHRRNLRRTLRDRRDLLLHSLSRHTPAALVDRTPVGGLHLWIRVPDGVAVDRLVRDCAADGVQIAAGDEWFPAEPTGSYVRASFAGPDPDRFDDAARVLQGAVDRQA
- a CDS encoding AQJ64_40280 family protein: MPAPPDRAAIGWVDARRRQPRDGQLVLAAITGRYPPEPGRSPSPDDDFWLVLPMHFCAVHVIEPGDPVLHDCYLDADRVVRFPAGSGHGGEEVTHWATLPGLPGRTESQIVGAAVGPALAAAVDPTGPDAPSG
- a CDS encoding DUF3885 domain-containing protein, whose amino-acid sequence is MTDDAESSSPFSVVVAADGASSRRPTGEQARADLRRGVESAVTVLVWGGSLHETYPGPVDPPPLAVVGDPAAIARLAAALTSTAASADDAGPGRLSDVVLELRDGADEWLRWVTIAGGRVGDNRSGTGWPVDADVVAAALAHAGVPDGYLPRDPDPRRPPAPDRAPQGAALTRMWMDRLPGSRPVSHELRTALADRWVRFHSLPESRRYAADEADHREIVRRHRAVLAELAGLSGTAELLLITAAWSGGLAVPDRPAPLTALTPQSWLWDSIVTEVDEGEPRCLHLWVETTDRDDPRLDPILRMVADEVIVGVILADPELRWLFAPYDGGVDVIAADPAERDRLAARFGDWLPAEGRL
- a CDS encoding DUF1206 domain-containing protein — translated: MTAAGTARRAGADAAGSRPLRILITVGLVAYGLVHLLVGWLALQIAFGAGGSGEADQQGALATLAGQPFGAVLLWVTAVGLFALVVWQGLEAAIGHRNVDDEKKRLGRRVGSAGRAVVYAGLGWAAVKTVTGAGSSGGDQKQEGLTAQLLGMGFGRFLVGAVGIAVLVVAGRQIWKGARKKFTRDLAGGAAHWVVRLGQVGYIAKGAALAVVGGLFVWAAVTYDPAKAGGMDDALRTVHDAPFGAVLLAVLALGVIAFGGYCFVWARHPRVTADEGSADR